Proteins encoded by one window of Superficieibacter sp. HKU1:
- a CDS encoding FUSC family protein, translated as MRADKSLSPFEIRLYRHYRIVHGVRIALAFILTFLLVRLFDIPEGTWPLITLVVIMGPISFWGNVVPRAFERIGGTILGSALGLVALQLERYSLPIMLIWCAAAMFLCAWLTLGKRPYQALLIGITLAVVVGSPVGDMHTALWRSGDVIFGSLLAMLFTGIWPQRAFLHWRIQMANYVTTFNRLYQAGFSPNLVERPRLEKRQQNVLNDVVKMRGLITPASKETHIQKSIFEAIQTINRNLVCILELQINAFWASRASHFIMLNAHTLRETQQMTQQTLLTIAHALYEGNPQPILANSEKLNEIVAELRQLIKEYEGDDLVETPMHGYVWLSMELARQLELLSHLICRALRK; from the coding sequence TTGCGCGCTGATAAGTCCTTAAGTCCCTTTGAGATCCGTTTGTATCGTCACTACCGGATAGTGCACGGTGTCCGTATCGCACTGGCGTTTATTCTTACCTTTTTACTGGTAAGACTATTTGATATCCCGGAAGGGACGTGGCCGCTCATTACCCTGGTGGTGATCATGGGGCCCATTTCGTTCTGGGGTAACGTGGTGCCGCGCGCGTTTGAGCGTATCGGCGGCACGATCCTCGGCTCGGCGCTGGGGCTGGTGGCCCTTCAGCTCGAGCGCTACTCATTGCCCATTATGCTGATCTGGTGTGCAGCCGCGATGTTTTTATGCGCCTGGCTGACGCTCGGCAAGCGACCTTATCAGGCGCTACTGATCGGCATTACCCTCGCGGTGGTTGTCGGGTCGCCGGTCGGTGATATGCACACTGCGCTGTGGCGAAGCGGCGATGTTATTTTCGGCTCCTTGCTGGCAATGCTCTTTACCGGCATCTGGCCGCAGCGGGCGTTTTTGCACTGGCGCATTCAGATGGCGAACTACGTGACCACGTTTAACCGCCTTTATCAGGCCGGGTTTTCGCCCAACCTGGTCGAGCGCCCGCGTCTTGAAAAGCGCCAGCAAAACGTGCTTAACGATGTGGTAAAAATGCGCGGTTTGATTACTCCCGCCAGCAAAGAAACCCATATCCAGAAGTCGATTTTTGAAGCCATCCAGACCATTAACCGCAATCTGGTGTGTATCCTGGAGCTGCAAATCAACGCCTTCTGGGCCTCGCGCGCCAGCCATTTCATCATGCTCAACGCGCATACCCTGCGCGAAACCCAGCAGATGACCCAGCAAACGCTGCTGACCATTGCTCATGCGTTGTACGAAGGCAATCCGCAGCCGATCCTCGCCAATAGCGAAAAACTCAATGAGATTGTCGCCGAGCTTCGTCAGCTTATCAAAGAGTATGAAGGAGATGATCTGGTCGAAACACCGATGCACGGCTACGTGTGGCTGAGCATGGAACTGGCGCGGCAACTGGAACTGCTATCGCATCTGATTTGCCGGGCGCTGCGCAAATAA
- the sbmC gene encoding DNA gyrase inhibitor SbmC yields the protein MDYHIEQADSRNVAGFHLVGPWEKTVKQGFEQLVLWVDTRHIQPQEWLAIYYDNPDDTPAEKLRCATVVRVEEGFTVGENSPGVIHTEIEGGQYAIASARVDNHDFATPWREFFESLSQDGNHQIAPRPCFEIYLNDGNADGYWDIDMYIPLADA from the coding sequence ATGGATTATCACATTGAACAGGCTGACTCGCGCAACGTCGCAGGTTTTCACCTCGTCGGACCGTGGGAGAAAACGGTTAAACAGGGCTTTGAGCAACTGGTGCTGTGGGTTGATACCCGGCATATTCAGCCGCAGGAATGGCTGGCGATTTATTACGATAATCCGGATGACACGCCCGCCGAAAAACTGCGCTGTGCAACGGTGGTGAGAGTGGAAGAAGGCTTCACCGTTGGCGAAAACAGCCCTGGCGTGATCCATACCGAGATTGAGGGCGGGCAGTACGCCATCGCCAGCGCGCGGGTCGACAATCATGATTTTGCCACCCCGTGGCGTGAGTTCTTTGAGAGCTTGTCGCAGGATGGCAACCACCAGATTGCCCCTCGTCCCTGTTTTGAAATTTACCTGAATGACGGTAACGCGGACGGCTACTGGGATATTGATATGTATATCCCGCTCGCGGATGCATAA
- the dacD gene encoding serine-type D-Ala-D-Ala carboxypeptidase DacD: MLLKRRLFIAVSLLASGISSALADDTFAVSPQPPAVQAGAWVLMDYTTGQILTAGNEHQQRNPASLTKLMTGYVIDRAIDSHRIRADDVVTVGKDAWAKGNPVFDGSSLMFLKPGDRLTVHDLSRGLIVDSGNDACVALADYVAGGQPQFVKMMNSYVQKLNLRDTHFETVHGLDAPGQHSSAYDLAVLSRAIIHGEPEFYHMYSEKSLTWNGITQQNRNGLLWDKTLKIDGLKTGHTSGAGFNLIASAVEGNQRLIAVIMGAASAKGREDEARKLLVWGQQNYATVQILTKGKSIGNERVWYGDKENVAVGPDRDFWMALPKTEIEHIKARYVLNGKELDAPIAAHQSVGEIELYDRDKVVARLPLTTLNSVEKGGLFSRLSDYLHHKS, encoded by the coding sequence ATGCTGTTGAAACGCCGTCTGTTTATTGCTGTTTCTTTACTCGCTTCAGGGATTTCTTCCGCGCTGGCTGACGATACCTTTGCCGTCTCGCCGCAGCCGCCTGCCGTCCAGGCGGGAGCCTGGGTGCTGATGGATTATACCACCGGTCAAATTCTGACCGCCGGGAACGAACATCAGCAGCGCAACCCCGCCAGCCTGACCAAACTGATGACCGGTTATGTTATTGACCGGGCTATTGATAGTCACCGTATTCGTGCAGATGACGTTGTAACCGTTGGCAAAGACGCGTGGGCGAAAGGGAATCCGGTGTTTGACGGCTCGTCGCTGATGTTTCTTAAACCCGGCGATCGCTTAACGGTACACGATTTGAGCCGGGGGCTGATTGTCGATTCAGGTAACGATGCCTGCGTGGCGCTGGCGGATTATGTTGCCGGCGGCCAGCCGCAGTTTGTGAAGATGATGAACAGCTATGTTCAGAAGCTTAACCTGCGCGATACCCATTTCGAAACCGTCCACGGCCTTGATGCGCCGGGGCAGCACAGTTCGGCTTACGATCTGGCGGTGCTTTCCCGCGCCATTATTCACGGCGAGCCGGAGTTTTATCACATGTACAGTGAGAAAAGCCTGACGTGGAACGGTATTACCCAACAGAACCGTAACGGCCTGTTATGGGATAAGACACTGAAAATCGACGGTCTGAAAACCGGTCACACGTCGGGAGCCGGGTTTAACCTGATCGCCTCTGCCGTAGAGGGAAATCAGCGGCTGATCGCAGTGATTATGGGCGCAGCCAGTGCCAAAGGCCGCGAAGATGAAGCGCGCAAGCTGCTGGTCTGGGGCCAGCAGAACTATGCCACCGTGCAGATCCTGACGAAGGGGAAATCCATTGGCAACGAGCGCGTCTGGTATGGTGATAAAGAAAATGTCGCCGTTGGCCCGGACCGTGATTTCTGGATGGCGCTGCCGAAAACGGAAATCGAACATATTAAGGCCCGGTACGTGCTGAACGGCAAAGAGCTGGATGCGCCGATTGCCGCTCATCAATCTGTCGGTGAAATCGAACTCTACGATCGCGATAAGGTCGTCGCCCGGCTGCCGCTTACCACCCTGAACAGCGTGGAAAAAGGCGGTCTGTTCTCGCGCCTGAGCGATTATCTGCATCACAAATCCTGA